The sequence TAACCTTGTTCATCGTGAATTGCTGATACAGAAAGATAACTGCGTTTTTCATCATCATGAATGCCAAATAATTTAAATTGGCGAATGACTTTTGGGGAAAGATATTGGCTAATAAAACTCTCATCCTTAAAATGCTGCATGGCAAAATGTAACGTCTCAAGCCAATTACTGCCTGCGATATCAGGAAACCATACTTTATCTTCATCGGTCGGTGCTTCACAAATTCGCCTGATATCGGTGAACATGGCAAAACCTAGAGCATAGGGGTTAATACCGCTGTAATAGCGGCTGTTATACTCAGGCTGCGCAACAACACCTGTATGGCTTTGTAAAAACTCCATCATAAAACGGTCGGTCACGACACCATCATCGTATAAGTGATTTAAAATCGTGTAGTGCCAGAAGGTTGCCCAGCCTTCATTCATTACTTGAGTTTGTTTTTGTGGATAAAAATATTGCGCCATTTTACGAACGATGCGAATGATTTCCCTTTGCCATGGCTCAAGTAGAGGGGCATTTTTTTCGATAAAATAGAGAATGTTTTCCTGCGGTTCGGAGGGGAAGTGTCGTTTTTTGGTTTGGGATAAATCCTGTTGCTGAGTTGGGATAGTACGCCATAAATCATTCACTTGGCTTTGAAGGTAGGCCTCACGCTCTTTTTGTCTTGCTTGTTCCTCTCGAAAAGAGATTTCCGATGGACGTTTATAACGGTCTACACCGTAATTCATTAAGGCGTGGCAGGAGTCAATAATGCTTTCAACTTGTTCGGCTCCATGTTTTTGCTCGCAGTCGCTAATATAGTTTTTGGCAAAAACCAAATAATCGATAATTGAGCTGGCATCTGTCCAAGTTTTAAATAAATAATTATTTTTAAAGAAGCTGTTATGTCCGAAACACGCGTGAGCCATCACTAATGCTTGCATCGTAATGGTATTTTCTTCCATTAAATAGGCAATACAAGGGTTAGAGTTAATCACAATTTCATAGGCTAGCCCCATTTGCCCGCGTTTGTACCCTTGTTCTGTCTCAATAAAGCGTTTGCCAAATGACCAATGGGTATAACCAATCGGCATACCTATTCCTGCGTAGGCATCCATCATTTGTTCGGCGGTGATGACTTCAATTTGATTTGGATAGGTGTTTAGCTTGTAAATTGCCGCCACCCTTTCGATTTCTTTGAGATAATCCTGTAGAAGCTCAAAGCTCCAATCTGGACCATCGCTCAATCGTGTTCTTGATATCGTTTTCCCCATACTGCCCCCTTAAACCGCCTGTTTCTTAAATAATTCTCTAAATACAGGGTAAATATCTTCGGCTTGACGTATATGCTGCACAGCTATGTTGTCGTAGTGTTGTTCTAGGGATTCATATTCTCGCCACAGTGTTTGATGGGCGCGATTGGTGATTTCGATATAACTAAAGTAGCGTACTAACGGCAGAATTTTTTGCTCTAATAACTGCCGACAGGTGGGAGAATCATCCGCCCAGTTATCGCCGTCTGAGGCTTGGGCCGCATATATGTTCCATTCATCGGCGGGATAACGTGCCTGCTGTATTTCATGCATCAGTTTTAAAGCACTTGAAACAATCGTTCCGCCTGTTTCTTGGGAGTAGAAGAATTCGTGTTCATCGACTTCTTTGGCTTGAGTATGGTGACGAATGTAAACCACTTCTAAGTTTTTATAGGTGCGAGTAAGGAACAGATATAACAAGATATAGAAGCGTTTTGCCATATCTTTAGTTGCCTGATCCATAGAACCAGACACATCCATCAAACAGAACATGACGGCTTGGCTTGATGGGATTTCTCGTTTACTAAAGTTGTTAAAACGTAAGTCGAAGGTATCGATAAATGGGACTTTGGCAATTTTTTGTTTAAGTACCTCTATTTGAGCCTTTAAATCGAGGAGCCGCTCTGCCTGAGTTCCTGGGATATTCTCAAGTTCTGCCAACTCTTGTTCTAATTCCGCTAATTGCTTCTTTTTACTGGCCGACATTGCAATACGGCGTGCCAGTGATGAACGTAGGGAGCGGACAATATTAATATTGGCGGGGACGCCATCGTTGGTAAATCCGGCGCGATAAACCTGATATTCCACCAATTTATTAAGGCGGTTTTTTTGTAGGTTAGGCAGTTCTAGATCTTCAAAAAGCAATTCTAAGTATTCATCTTTAGATATTTCAAATACAAAGTCATCGTTGCCCTCACCAGAATCGGAAGCATCACCTTTCCCTGAGCCGCCACCTGCACCACCGGGTGGTCGGTCAATTTTATCGCCACGGGTAAATTGGTCATTACCAGGATGCACTCTGTCCCTGACACCGCCTTTGCCTTGGTGAAACATGGGTTCGCTAATATCCCGCGTTGGGATACTGATTTTTTCGCCTTTATCTACATCCGTTACACTGCGACGCGTGACGGCATCACTGACGGCTTTTTTAATTTGCTGCTTATATCTATTGATAAAGCGTTGGCGGTTGACTGTGCTTTTTCCTTTCGCATTCAACCGTCTATCGATAAAGTTCGCCATACGCACCTCCCAAAACCCAGCGAAGGCTTTGGCAACACCAAAGCCCTTTACTTAGTTAGCGCAAGTTTAAGAAGATTTACGTACCCGTAAATACCACTCAGACAAGAGTCGGACTTGTTTCTTGGTATAGCCTTTCTCCATCATACGATTGACAAAATCATCGTGTTTACGTTGATCGTCGTTCGAGGTTTTGGCATTAAAGGAAATTACGGGGAGTAAATCTTCTGTGTTGGAGAACATTTTCTTCTCGATCACAGTGCGAAGTTTCTCGTAGCTGGTCCAGAGGGGATTGTTGCCCTCATG is a genomic window of Shewanella putrefaciens containing:
- a CDS encoding SpoVR family protein, with amino-acid sequence MGKTISRTRLSDGPDWSFELLQDYLKEIERVAAIYKLNTYPNQIEVITAEQMMDAYAGIGMPIGYTHWSFGKRFIETEQGYKRGQMGLAYEIVINSNPCIAYLMEENTITMQALVMAHACFGHNSFFKNNYLFKTWTDASSIIDYLVFAKNYISDCEQKHGAEQVESIIDSCHALMNYGVDRYKRPSEISFREEQARQKEREAYLQSQVNDLWRTIPTQQQDLSQTKKRHFPSEPQENILYFIEKNAPLLEPWQREIIRIVRKMAQYFYPQKQTQVMNEGWATFWHYTILNHLYDDGVVTDRFMMEFLQSHTGVVAQPEYNSRYYSGINPYALGFAMFTDIRRICEAPTDEDKVWFPDIAGSNWLETLHFAMQHFKDESFISQYLSPKVIRQFKLFGIHDDEKRSYLSVSAIHDEQGYRDIRQLLSQQYNLSNIEPNIQVHHVEINGDRSLTLRYVPSNDIPLANSYHEVLKHLHRLWGFNVTLEQQSADASINVLATCPNNTTS
- a CDS encoding YeaH/YhbH family protein, with amino-acid sequence MANFIDRRLNAKGKSTVNRQRFINRYKQQIKKAVSDAVTRRSVTDVDKGEKISIPTRDISEPMFHQGKGGVRDRVHPGNDQFTRGDKIDRPPGGAGGGSGKGDASDSGEGNDDFVFEISKDEYLELLFEDLELPNLQKNRLNKLVEYQVYRAGFTNDGVPANINIVRSLRSSLARRIAMSASKKKQLAELEQELAELENIPGTQAERLLDLKAQIEVLKQKIAKVPFIDTFDLRFNNFSKREIPSSQAVMFCLMDVSGSMDQATKDMAKRFYILLYLFLTRTYKNLEVVYIRHHTQAKEVDEHEFFYSQETGGTIVSSALKLMHEIQQARYPADEWNIYAAQASDGDNWADDSPTCRQLLEQKILPLVRYFSYIEITNRAHQTLWREYESLEQHYDNIAVQHIRQAEDIYPVFRELFKKQAV